The stretch of DNA TTGACGGCCCTGGCGGTCGAAACTGTTCCCGTTCGAATTGCCGCTCGGTGCGCGGAATACGGAGACGTGCCCGTCCTCCTCCAGCCACCGCAACTGGCGATTGTTGGGGATGTCGCTCCACACGAGGAAGCGCCCGACGGCGTTCCAGGCCGGTCCTTCCGCCCAGAGCGCACCGGTCCAGAGACGGCGAATGGCGCTGTTCGGCACCACATACGACTCGAAGGCCGGGTCGATCGTGATCACGTCGGGATCGGTGAAGTAGGTGGTCGGCGCCGCACCTGGCCGGAAGTCCCGCGGTGGATCCGTCACCGTGCTGGGCGGCCCCGGTCGAGCCCTTGCGCCGCCGGCCGCCGCGATGACGGCTCCGGCCGCCGCGATGACGGCCCGGCGCGACGGCGCGACAGGTGTGCCTGTGGCCCATTTGGCGGATGCGGTCATTTGCGGATCTGGCATGCGGCCCCCCAGCCTTTCCCCGCCCCGATCGGCGGTGCGAGCCAGAGAACTAGGACTGATATCCTGATGGCGGTCAACCCGGACGCCGCCGCAGGATCTTCCAGACGCCGTCGGCCGAGGCCAGGAGGCGTGTGCCTTCGCGAACGTCGCCGCGCATGAACACCAGGGAGCCGGTGCGCTTGACCACCTGCGGGCGGATCTCGATCCAGTCACCGAGACGCCCGACATCGATGAACTTCATCTCAAGCTGAATGGTCACGCAATTGGCGCCGTCCGCAGCCCGCATGGCGGTCTCGCCGAGGGCGCGGTCGGCAAAGCTCATCAGCATGCCGCCATGGACAACGCCGATCAGGTTGGCGTGCTTCTGCTCGGCCCGGAACGCGTAGGCGCCGTCCGAGCCACGGAAGTGCAGCGGGCCGACATGGGCGATGAAGCCGTCGTCCTGCACGACCGTCCAGCCGGCGGCGGACGGGTCGAAGGCGTTCGTCTCTGTCGTCATGGGATCCTATCCGGATGTCGGGAACGTAAGAAAGGCTGCCGCGATCACGTCCCCCGCGGCTTCGCCCGGCGCGTCGGCGCTTCGCTGAGCGGATCTTCCGGCCAGGGATGGCGCGGGTAGCGCCCGCGCATCTCGGCGCGCACCGCCGCCCAGGAACCCCGCCAGAAGCCCGGCAGATCGCGGGTGATCTGGATCGGCCGGTGCGCGGGCGAGAGCAGGTGCAGCACGAGCGGCCGTCCGCCGGCGAC from Methylobacterium sp. PvR107 encodes:
- a CDS encoding PaaI family thioesterase, with protein sequence MTTETNAFDPSAAGWTVVQDDGFIAHVGPLHFRGSDGAYAFRAEQKHANLIGVVHGGMLMSFADRALGETAMRAADGANCVTIQLEMKFIDVGRLGDWIEIRPQVVKRTGSLVFMRGDVREGTRLLASADGVWKILRRRPG